DNA from Acidobacteriota bacterium:
GCACGCTCAAGGCGACCGTTCATTCGATCCTTAAGAAGGACCCGCGCGTCGCCGGCTTCGAGGACGCGGACATGGGAGCCGGCGGCTGGGGCGCGACCGTCGTCCGGCTGGCGGAACCGTGATGAACAGGGACTTCCCCATTATTTAAACGCCCCAGTTTTTTCTTTCCTCCCGCGGCGATCTGGTGTAATAATCCCATTGTTGGCAGGCAGCAGACAAGGAGGAAATCATGAGCAGGATGATCAAGAGACGGGACTTCATCCGGGTCGGCGCGGTCGCCGGCGCCGCCGCGCTGGCCGGAGGCCTCCGGGGCCAGGCCAAGCCCTCCGCCGGCGCCCCGCCGAGGCGGGCCAGGCCCGACCTGGCCGTCGTCACGGGAGCCGACCGCGTCGCCGCCGTGAACGCGGGCCTGGCCGCCCTCGGCGGCATGAGCAACTTCGTTCCCAAGGGCTCGTCGGTCGGACTGCTCATCAACGCGCCGGCCTGGTGGAAGAGGCCCGGCAGCCATACCCACCCCGACCTCACCCTGGCCGTCATCCTGGCCTCGCTCGAAGCCGGGGCCCGGGAGATCCGCTACCTCGTCGATCCCCTGCCGGGCTACTTCGATCGTGCCGCGCTCGCCCCCAAGTACGGGGCCGAGATCGGCTCGGTCAAGAAGTCGTCCGGCAACTACGTCGAGACGCCCGTCGCCCGGAACAAAACCGTCAAGAAGACCAGCGTGATCAAGGAATTCCTCGACTGCGACGTCCTCGTCAACCTGCCGATCATCAAGCACCATGTCGGCGTCGGCATGTCGGGCTGCCTCAAGAACATGATGGGCGCCAACTCCGGCGCCTCGAACCAGTTCTTCCACGCCGGTTCGGGGGCCAAGGGCGAATACGACGATATCCCCTTCCTGTCCCAGTGCATCGCCGATCTCAACACCC
Protein-coding regions in this window:
- a CDS encoding DUF362 domain-containing protein, translated to MSRMIKRRDFIRVGAVAGAAALAGGLRGQAKPSAGAPPRRARPDLAVVTGADRVAAVNAGLAALGGMSNFVPKGSSVGLLINAPAWWKRPGSHTHPDLTLAVILASLEAGAREIRYLVDPLPGYFDRAALAPKYGAEIGSVKKSSGNYVETPVARNKTVKKTSVIKEFLDCDVLVNLPIIKHHVGVGMSGCLKNMMGANSGASNQFFHAGSGAKGEYDDIPFLSQCIADLNTLRKPNLCLADATEFLLTNGPAGPGELRRLDKVILGADPVAVDAYGAPLVNLKAADVLMIAKSVEWGLGRMDIDKLAIEELKV